In a genomic window of Diorhabda carinulata isolate Delta chromosome 8, icDioCari1.1, whole genome shotgun sequence:
- the LOC130897609 gene encoding tRNA-specific adenosine deaminase 1: MSTNIHDKVAKLSLDCFKILPKSGKPISTEWTVLSCIVQDIDGELTVVALGTGSKCIGASKMSEKGDILNDSHAEVMCRRSFLRYIYDQMSLESKIIKFNKDVSKFLLDPRVKFHFFTTMVPCGDAAIFPMYDSSELGDIVEDNEDDLNPNKRKKIDIFRTGAKCLESSDKIDPKLPGSDFHVTGVVRTKPGRGDRTLSVSCSDKLAKWLHLGVQGALLSILLDSPIYLSSFTYPSNTPFNKEALERAFYDRFGLVHFKDPYKQNKIIFGKSSVHFDFFKDDSKQPCPSSISWYLGKGKRLEVAVEGKRQGVTKKKLNNKAGRLKICKLELFKTFMDICETRKIQLKPDCDNLLLQIYFW, translated from the exons ATGAGTACAAATATTCATGACAAAGTAGCAAAATTAAGTTTGGACTGTTTTAAAATATTGCCTAAATCTGGTAAACCCATAAGTACGGAATGGACTGTATTATCTTGTATAGTACAAGATATTGATGGCGAATTGACAGTTGTAGCCTTGGGAACCGGATCCAAATGTATAGGAGCTTCAAAAATGTCTGAAAAAGgagatattttgaatgattcCCATGCGGAAGTTATGTGTAGACGATCATTTCTTAGATACATTTATGATCAGATGAGTTTGGAgtctaaaattattaaattcaacaaggatgtttcaaaatttttgctgGATCCTCGggtcaaatttcattttttcactaCAATGGTACCTTGTGGAGATGCAGCTATTTTTCCAATGTACGATAGCAGTGAATTGGGTGATATAGTTGAAGATAATGAAGACGATCTAAAtccaaataaaagaaaaaaaattgatattttcagaaCTGGTGCGAAATGTTTAGAATCAAGTGATAAAATTGACCCAAAGCTACCAGGGTCAGATTTCCATGTCACAGGAGTCGTGAGAACAAAACCGG GAAGAGGAGACCGAACCCTGTCTGTATCTTGCAGTGACAAACTGGCCAAATGGCTTCATTTAGGCGTTCAGGGTGCGCTTCTCTCAATTCTCTTAGACAGTCCGATTTATCTTTCCAGTTTCACATATCCATCTAATACGCCATTTAATAAAGAGGCATTGGAAAGAGCATTTTATGATAGATTCGGATTAGTACATTTTAAGGATCCTTACaagcaaaacaaaattattttcggTAAAAGTTCagttcattttgatttttttaaagatgaCTCTAAGCAACCGTGTCCTTCGAGTATATCATGGTATCTAGGCAAAGGGAAAAG ACTGGAAGTAGCAGTTGAAGGCAAACGTCAAGGagttacaaagaaaaaattgaacaacAAAGCTGGACGCCTGAAGATTTGCAAGCTGGAACTATTCAAAACTTTCATGGATATTTGCGAAACCAGAAAAATCCAACTCAAACCCGACTGTGATAACC ttttattacaaatttactTTTGGTAA
- the LOC130897610 gene encoding uncharacterized protein LOC130897610, which translates to MSLKDLKYTLNNGNTLFAVGLGTWLLKGDSLLKAMDIALEAGYRLFDTAAMYGNEKDLGEALKKLLPKHNLKREDVFITTKLYPSEQGDKAFNAIKESLDKLDCQYIDLYLIHWPGTYGVSSNSKENAVLRDLSWQHMVKAVNLGLIKNIGVSNYTTKHLKELLNNNHGIKPVVNQIEWHPYCHQKILYDFCKTENIQLQAYQSLGGEGNNDLLENKVIKDIAAKLGKTTGQLLLRWSIQQNIAIIPKSKTKERIIGNMELDFNIPEEDMKTLFSFKQQKYDWDPETITNYHILLVKKALRKTIVYTVITLSVFYKVYFYLKIKQKNQLAKDMKFTLHSGDLMPMVGFGTYLIRGDDLIKTTLDYALGAGYRLIDSAAVYGNEESIGKALKELLPKYNLTRKDIFITTKLAPSDQGEKAYSALQKSLNNLDCEYLDLYLIHWPGAQGIKSEGKNNSVLRDESWQQMVKGVKNGLVRNIGVSNYNVNHMKQLLNNNHGIKPAVNQVEWHPHYHQDDLQELLKKEGILLQTYSSLGGNDNKQHLLTDPEVIKIATKLGKTPAQVLLRWALQQNLAVIPKARSKKHIEENFDLDFTIPEEDMKILSNFSQSKYAWDPDTIA; encoded by the exons ATGTCTctaaaagatttaaaatataCTCTCAATAATGGTAATACGCTATTTGCTGTTGGAT TAGGAACATGGTTGTTGAAAGGAGATAGTTTATTGAAAGCAATGGATATTGCATTGGAAGCTGGATATCGCCTCTTTG ACACAGCTGCTATGTATGGTAATGAGAAAGATCTGGGAGAAGCATTGAAAAAACTGCTGccaaaacataatttaaaaagaGAAGATGTTTTCATTACAACAAAATTAT ATCCATCTGAACAAGGAGATAAGGCATTCAATGCCATTAAAGAATCCTTGGATAAATTAGATTGTCAATATATTGACTTGTATTTGATTCACTGGCCTGGCACTTATGGGGTCAGTTCTAATAGTAAAGAAAACGCAGTTTTGAGAGATTTGAGTTGGCAACACATGGTGAAAGCTGTAAATTTAGGACTAATAAAGAATATTGGCGTCTCTAATTATACGACTAAACATTTAAAAGAATTGTTGAATAACAATCATGGCATAAAACCAGTTGTGAACCAa ATTGAATGGCACCCTTATTGCCATCAGAAAATATTGTATGACTTctgtaaaactgaaaatatacaATTGCAAGCATATCAATCACTTGGAGGTGAAGGTAATAATGATcttttggaaaacaaagttaTCAAAGATATTGCAGCAAAATTGGGAAAAACTACAGGGCAA ttACTCCTACGTTGGTCCATCCAACAAAACATTGCCATTATTCCAAAGTCAAAGACGAAAGAAAGGATAATCGGAAATATGGAATTAGATTTCAATATTCCTGAAGAAGACATGAAAACTTTATTTAGTTTTAAGCAACAAAAGTATGATTGGGACCCAGAaaccat AACCAACTACCATATTTTACTAGTTAAAAAAGCATTAAGAAAAACTATTGTTTATACTGTAATTACCTTATCAGTAttttataaagtatatttttatttgaaaataa AACAAAAGAATCAATTAGCAAAAGATATGAAGTTTACTCTGCATAGTGGTGATTTAATGCCCATGGTCGGAT TTGGAACTTACCTTATTCGTGGAGACGATTTGATAAAAACAACGTTGGATTACGCGTTGGGTGCTGGGTATAGACTGATag ATAGTGCCGCTGTTTACGGTAACGAAGAATCTATTGGTAAAGCATTAAAAGAATTGTTACCCAAGTACAATTTGACTcgtaaagatatttttattacaacgAAATTAGCTCCTAGTGATCAAGGAGAAAAAGCTTATAGTGCCCTCCAAAAATCTCTTAATAATTTAGATTGTGAATATCTCGATTTATACCTCATCCACTGGCCAGGGGCGCAAGGTATTAAAAgtgaaggaaaaaataattctgtaCTTAGAGATGAAAGCTGGCAACAAATGGTTAAAGGCGTGAAAAACGGATTAGTGAGAAATATTGGAGTTTCAAATTATAATGTTAATCATATGAAACAGTTGCTAAATAATAATCATGGTATTAAACCAGCAGTAAATCAG GTTGAATGGCACCCTCATTACCATCAAGACGACTTACAAgagttattgaaaaaagaagGAATTTTGCTTCAAACTTATTCGTCTTTGGGAGGTAATGATAATAAGCAACATTTATTAACGGATCCAGAGGTTATAAAGATTGCCACCAAATTAGGAAAAACTCCTGCTCAG GTTTTACTGCGCTGGGCTCTACAACAAAATCTCGCCGTCATTCCTAAAGCTCGTTCTAAGAAACACATTGAAGAAAACTTTGATCTCGACTTTACCATTCCAGAGGAAGATATGAAGATTTTAAGCAATTTCAGTCAATCGAAATATGCTTGGGATCCGGATACAATTGCTTGA